Proteins from one Primulina huaijiensis isolate GDHJ02 chromosome 18, ASM1229523v2, whole genome shotgun sequence genomic window:
- the LOC140965081 gene encoding transcription factor BHLH094-like isoform X2, protein MDPQEGMMSGGGVYYSEIWPGCQMNADAAQYDVDPMVVDHVPSSHNSRKHREEDECGRGGASTSNCFGNNNDLSGIYSNTNEDNEDRVDTEGNSGKAADQPLKPAEQPKQDYIHVRARRGQATDSHSLAERARREKISERMKILQDLVPGCHKVIGKALVLDEIINYIQSLQHQVEFLSMKLEAVNSRVGLDGYPSKDFAQQTFDASVMTYGSQSAREFGRSLSPEWLHMQTGDRFERTS, encoded by the exons ATGGATCCGCAGGAGGGAATGATGAGCGGGGGAGGAGTGTACTACTCGGAGATCTGGCCGGGCTGCCAGATGAATGCCGATGCGGCGCAGTATGACGTGGATCCGATGGTGGTGGACCACGTTCCGTCCAGCCATAATTCGAGGAAGCACCGCGAGGAGGATGAGTGTGGGAGAGGAGGAGCTTCCACCAGCAACTGCTTTGGCAACAACAATGATCTTTCG ggcatctactctaacacaaaCGAGGATAATGAAGACAGAGTAGATACAGAGGGAAATTCAGGAAAAGCAGCCGATCAACCTCTGAAACCAGCTGAGCAGCCGAAGCAAGACTACATCCATGTGCGAGCAAGACGGGGGCAAGCTACTGATAGTCATAGTCTGGCTGAAAGA GCTAGGAGAGAAAAGATTAGCGAGAGGATGAAAATTCTCCAAGATTTAGTGCCCGGTTGCCATAAA GTTATTGGTAAAGCACTGGTACTTGATgagataattaattatatccAATCATTACAACACCAGGTTGAG TTCCTGTCAATGAAGCTGGAAGCAGTTAATTCAAGAGTAGGCCTTGACGGGTATCCTTCAAAAGAT TTTGCTCAGCAAACTTTTGATGCTTCTGTTATGACATATGGTTCCCAAAGTGCAAGAGAATTTGGAAGAAGTTTGTCTCCGGAATGGCTGCATATGCAGACTGGTGACAGATTTGAACGAACATCGTGA
- the LOC140965081 gene encoding transcription factor BHLH094-like isoform X1 — MDPQEGMMSGGGVYYSEIWPGCQMNADAAQYDVDPMVVDHVPSSHNSRKHREEDECGRGGASTSNCFGNNNDLSYDSESERLKAERSNEDNEDRVDTEGNSGKAADQPLKPAEQPKQDYIHVRARRGQATDSHSLAERARREKISERMKILQDLVPGCHKVIGKALVLDEIINYIQSLQHQVEFLSMKLEAVNSRVGLDGYPSKDFAQQTFDASVMTYGSQSAREFGRSLSPEWLHMQTGDRFERTS; from the exons ATGGATCCGCAGGAGGGAATGATGAGCGGGGGAGGAGTGTACTACTCGGAGATCTGGCCGGGCTGCCAGATGAATGCCGATGCGGCGCAGTATGACGTGGATCCGATGGTGGTGGACCACGTTCCGTCCAGCCATAATTCGAGGAAGCACCGCGAGGAGGATGAGTGTGGGAGAGGAGGAGCTTCCACCAGCAACTGCTTTGGCAACAACAATGATCTTTCG TATGACAGTGAGAGTGAAAGGCTTAAGGCTGAGAGAT caaaCGAGGATAATGAAGACAGAGTAGATACAGAGGGAAATTCAGGAAAAGCAGCCGATCAACCTCTGAAACCAGCTGAGCAGCCGAAGCAAGACTACATCCATGTGCGAGCAAGACGGGGGCAAGCTACTGATAGTCATAGTCTGGCTGAAAGA GCTAGGAGAGAAAAGATTAGCGAGAGGATGAAAATTCTCCAAGATTTAGTGCCCGGTTGCCATAAA GTTATTGGTAAAGCACTGGTACTTGATgagataattaattatatccAATCATTACAACACCAGGTTGAG TTCCTGTCAATGAAGCTGGAAGCAGTTAATTCAAGAGTAGGCCTTGACGGGTATCCTTCAAAAGAT TTTGCTCAGCAAACTTTTGATGCTTCTGTTATGACATATGGTTCCCAAAGTGCAAGAGAATTTGGAAGAAGTTTGTCTCCGGAATGGCTGCATATGCAGACTGGTGACAGATTTGAACGAACATCGTGA